A single genomic interval of Musa acuminata AAA Group cultivar baxijiao chromosome BXJ3-4, Cavendish_Baxijiao_AAA, whole genome shotgun sequence harbors:
- the LOC135634661 gene encoding cytochrome P450 CYP72A616-like gives MALSVLLERPWSLGLGVAWLLVLACAVWALNCAWWRPRRQDRLLRAQGLQGTPYRFLRGDLKEDERLLAQALSKPMPLSHHIIPRVEPFLHAAMNDLGNRFFSWFGPVPRVMIMDPEFVREILSNKFGHFERETLSPVGRALVTGLLSYNGGKWAKHRRILNPAFHVEKLKRMLPAFSTSCGDLVGRWENLVGQEGSCELDVWPEFQYFTGDVISRAAFSSNYEEGRRIFQLQLELAQLVVQAIHSAYIPGYRFLPTPMNNRIKAINKEIRSLLRGIIRKREEAMKTGEASGQDLLGLLMESNIKQFQEHGNKNAGMTIDEVVDECKLFYFAGQETTAILLTWTMVVLSMHPERQERAREEVLQVLGKDKPEIDGLNRLKIVTMILYEVLRLYPPLLLIQRRTYKTVEIGNVSYPPGTLLALPILFLHHDQILWGEDASEFKPERFAEGIAKASRDQVAFFPFGGGPRVCIGQNFALLEAKMGLSTILQRFWFELSPSYAHAPHNAVTLRPQHGAQLRLHKLGVVS, from the exons ATGGCGCTGTCCGTATTACTGGAGAGGCCGTGGAGCCTGGGATTGGGCGTGGCGTGGCTGCTGGTCTTGGCCTGCGCCGTGTGGGCGTTGAACTGCGCGTGGTGGAGGCCTAGGCGACAGGACCGCTTGCTCCGGGCGCAGGGACTCCAAGGCACTCCTTACCGCTTCCTCCGCGGCGACCTCAAGGAGGACGAGCGCCTCCTCGCGCAGGCGCTCTCCAAGCCCATGCCCCTCTCCCACCACATCATCCCTCGCGTCGAACCTTTCCTCCACGCCGCTATGAACGATCTCGGCAA CAGATTCTTCAGCTGGTTTGGACCTGTGCCACGAGTGATGATCATGGACCCGGAATTTGTGAGGGAAATCCTATCGAACAAGTTTGGTCATTTTGAACGAGAAACTCTAAGCCCCGTCGGACGAGCTTTAGTTACTGGTCTTTTAAGCTATAATGGGGGAAAGTGGGCCAAACACAGGAGGATTCTGAACCCTGCTTTCCATGTCGAGAAGTTAAAG CGGATGTTGCCGGCGTTCTCTACTTCTTGTGGTGATCTCGTCGGCAGATGGGAGAATTTGGTCGGCCAGGAGGGATCCTGTGAATTAGATGTTTGGCCTGAGTTCCAATACTTCACCGGAGACGTCATTTCACGAGCAGCTTTCAGCAGCAACTACGAAGAAGGTAGACGAATTTTCCAACTCCAACTCGAGCTCGCTCAACTCGTCGTTCAGGCTATCCACAGTGCTTATATCCCGGGTTACAG ATTTCTGCCTACCCCAATGAATAACAGAATAAAAGCGATCAATAAAGAGATTCGATCACTTCTACGAGGTATAATAAGGAAGAGAGAGGAAGCTATGAAAACTGGTGAAGCGAGCGGCCAAGATCTCTTGGGCTTGTTGATGGAGTCCAATATCAAGCAATTCCAGGAGCATGGGAACAAGAATGCTGGGATGACCATCGATGAAGTGGTTGATGAATGCAAGCTATTCTACTTTGCAGGCCAAGAAACAACTGCTATCTTGCTTACATGGACGATGGTGGTCTTAAGCATGCATCCCGAACGGCAAGAAAGGGCTAGAGAAGAGGTCCTGCAGGTCCTCGGGAAAGACAAACCAGAGATCGATGGATTGAACCGTTTAAAGATC GTGACGATGATACTATACGAGGTTCTTCGGTTGTATCCACCTCTGCTACTCATCCAGAGGAGAACATACAAGACGGTGGAAATCGGAAACGTATCGTACCCACCAGGAACACTGCTCGCATTGCCCATATTATTCCTTCACCATGACCAAATCTTGTGGGGCGAAGATGCAAGTGAGTTCAAACCAGAGAGATTCGCGGAAGGGATAGCAAAGGCGTCGAGAGATCAGGTTGCTTTCTTTCCGTTCGGCGGGGGTCCTCGCGTTTGCATCGGTCAAAATTTTGCGTTGCTGGAAGCTAAGATGGGATTGAGTACGATTCTTCAAAGATTTTGGTTTGAGCTCTCACCATCGTATGCTCATGCTCCTCACAATGCCGTCACGCTTCGACCTCAACATGGTGCTCAACTGAGGTTGCACAAACTTGGAGTCGTCTCGTAA
- the LOC135634588 gene encoding cytochrome P450 CYP72A616-like, whose translation MALSVLVERLWSLGWCVPWLLLLVCAVWALNHAWWKPSRQDRLLRAQGLQGTPYRFLRGDLKEDKRLLEEALSKPMPLSHHIVPRVEPFLHAAMNDLGNRFFSWIGPVPRVMIMDPEFVREILSNKFGHFDRASLSPLGRALGTGLLSYNRGKWAKHRRILNPAFHVEKLKRMLPAFSTSCGDLVGRWENLVGQEGSCELDVWPEFQYFTGDVISRAAFSSNYEEGRRIFQLQLELAQLVVQAIHSAYIPGYRFLPTPMNNRIKAINKEIRSLLRGIIRKREEAMKTGEASGQDLLGLLMESNIKQFQEHGNKNAGMTIDEVVDECKLFYFAGQETTAILLTWTMVVLSMHPEWQSRAREEVLQVLGKDKPEIDGLNRLKIVTMILYEVLRLYPPLLHIQRRTYKTVEIGNVSYPPGTLLALPIVFLHHDQILWGEDASEFKPERFAQGIAKASRDQIAFFPFGGGPRVCIGQNFALLEAKMGLSAILQRFWFELSPSYAHAPLNVRTLHPQHGAQLRLHKLGVVS comes from the exons ATGGCGCTGTCCGTATTAGTGGAGAGGCTGTGGAGCTTGGGATGGTGTGTGCCGTGGCTGCTGCTCTTGGTCTGCGCCGTGTGGGCGCTGAACCACGCGTGGTGGAAGCCCAGTCGACAGGACCGCTTGCTCCGGGCGCAGGGACTCCAAGGCACTCCTTACCGCTTCCTCCGCGGCGACCTCAAGGAGGACAAGCGCCTCCTCGAGGAGGCGCTCTCCAAGCCCATGCCCCTCTCCCACCACATCGTCCCTCGCGTCGAGCCTTTCCTACACGCCGCTATGAACGATCTCGGCAA CAGATTCTTCAGCTGGATTGGACCAGTGCCACGAGTGATGATCATGGACCCGGAATTTGTGAGGGAAATCCTATCGAACAAGTTTGGTCATTTTGATCGAGCAAGTCTAAGCCCCCTCGGACGAGCTTTAGGTACTGGTCTTTTAAGCTATAATAGGGGAAAGTGGGCCAAACACAGGAGGATTCTGAACCCTGCTTTCCATGTCGAGAAGTTAAAG CGGATGTTGCCGGCGTTCTCTACTTCTTGTGGTGATCTCGTCGGCAGATGGGAGAATTTGGTCGGCCAGGAGGGATCCTGTGAATTAGATGTTTGGCCTGAGTTCCAATACTTCACCGGAGACGTCATTTCACGAGCAGCTTTCAGCAGCAACTACGAAGAAGGTAGACGAATTTTCCAACTCCAACTCGAGCTCGCTCAACTCGTCGTTCAGGCTATCCACAGTGCTTATATCCCGGGTTACAG ATTTCTGCCTACCCCAATGAATAACAGAATAAAAGCGATCAATAAAGAGATTCGATCACTTCTACGAGGTATAATAAGGAAGAGAGAGGAAGCTATGAAAACTGGTGAAGCGAGCGGCCAAGATCTCTTGGGCTTGTTGATGGAGTCCAATATCAAGCAATTCCAGGAGCACGGGAACAAGAATGCTGGGATGACCATCGATGAAGTGGTTGATGAATGCAAGCTATTCTACTTTGCAGGGCAAGAAACGACTGCTATCTTGCTTACATGGACGATGGTGGTCTTAAGCATGCATCCGGAATGGCAATCAAGGGCTAGAGAAGAGGTCCTGCAGGTCCTCGGGAAAGACAAACCAGAGATCGATGGCTTGAACCGTTTAAAGATC GTGACGATGATACTATACGAGGTTCTTCGGTTGTACCCACCGCTGCTACACATCCAGAGGAGAACATACAAGACGGTGGAAATCGGAAACGTATCGTACCCACCAGGAACACTGCTCGCATTGCCCATAGTATTCCTTCACCATGACCAAATCTTGTGGGGCGAAGATGCAAGCGAGTTCAAACCGGAGAGATTCGCACAAGGGATAGCGAAGGCATCGAGAGATCAGATTGCTTTCTTTCCGTTCGGCGGCGGTCCTCGCGTTTGCATCGGTCAAAATTTTGCGTTGCTGGAAGCTAAGATGGGATTGAGTGCGATTCTTCAAAGATTTTGGTTTGAGCTCTCACCATCGTATGCTCATGCTCCACTCAATGTCCGCACACTTCATCCTCAACATGGTGCTCAATTGAGGTTGCACAAACTTGGAGTCGTCTCATAA